A window of the Halichoerus grypus chromosome 2, mHalGry1.hap1.1, whole genome shotgun sequence genome harbors these coding sequences:
- the FBLL1 gene encoding RNA 2'-O-methyltransferase FBLL1 produces the protein MKSASSSRGGGSGGRGGGSWGGGWGGGRGGGGKGGGGDGGPGGKGGFGARARGFGGGRGRGRGGGDSRDRGGSGQRRGGVGKNKNRRRKGANAVSVEPHRHEGVFIYRGAEDALVTLNMVPGHSVYGERRVTVTEGGVKQEYRTWNPFRSKLAAAILGGVDQIHIKPKSKVLYLGAASGTTVSHVSDIIGPDGLVYAVEFSHRAGRDLVNVAKKRTNIIPVLEDARHPLKYRMLIGMVDVIFADVAQPDQSRIVALNAHTFLRNGGHFLISIKANCIDSTASAEAVFASEVRKLQQENLKPQEQLTLEPYERDHAVVVGVYRPLPKSGGK, from the coding sequence ATGAAGTCTGCCTCAAGCTCGCGCGGGGGTGGGTCGGGTGGCCGTGGGGGTGGCAGCTGGGGCGGCGGgtggggcggcgggcgggggggcgGAGGCAAGGGAGGAGGAGGCGATGGCGGCCCTGGGGGCAAGGGCGGCTTTGGGGCGCGGGCGCGTGGCTTCGGcggcggccggggccgggggcgcggAGGGGGGGACAGTAGGGACCGTGGTGGCAGCGGGCAGCGGCGCGGCGGTgtgggcaaaaacaaaaaccgcCGCAGGAAGGGCGCCAATGCTGTGTCGGTGGAGCCACACAGGCATGAGGGTGTCTTCATCTACCGTGGAGCGGAAGACGCGCTGGTAACGCTGAATATGGTGCCGGGCCACTCGGTGTATGGCGAGCGGCGGGTCACTGTGACCGAAGGCGGTGTGAAACAAGAGTACCGCACATGGAACCCCTTCCGCTCCAAGCTGGCAGCGGCCATCCTGGGCGGGGTCGACCAGATCCACATCAAGCCCAAGTCCAAAGTGCTGTACCTGGGCGCTGCCTCAGGGACCACTGTCTCTCATGTGTCCGACATCATCGGCCCGGACGGCCTGGTCTACGCGGTTGAATTCTCCCACCGCGCTGGCCGTGATCTGGTTAACGTGGCCAAGAAGCGAACCAACATCATCCCGGTTCTCGAAGATGCCCGGCACCCGCTCAAGTACCGCATGCTTATAGGGATGGTGGATGTGATCTTTGCCGATGTGGCCCAGCCTGACCAGTCCCGGATAGTAGCTCTGAATGCCCACACCTTCCTGCGCAACGGGGGCCACTTTCTCATTTCCATCAAGGCCAACTGCATCGACTCCACTGCATCTGCTGAGGCAGTGTTTGCTTCTGAGGTGAGGAAGTTGCAGCAGGAGAACTTAAAGCCTCAAGAGCAACTGACCCTGGAGCCCTACGAGAGGGACCACGCTGTGGTCGTGGGGGTCTACCGGCCCCTTCCCAAGAGCGGTGGCAAGTAG